CACCGCCCACGAGGCGGCGCTGAAGCTGGCCGAGACCAGCTACCTGTCCGCCCGCTCCTACAGCGGGGCGGACCTGCTGCACGGCCCGGTCGCGGCGGTCGACGCGGACACCGCGGTGCTCGCGGTGGCCAGCCGGGGTCGCGGCGGTGCGGCGATGCGCGAACCGCTGGAAGCGGTGGCGGAACGCGGCGCGGATGTCTGCGCGATCGGCTCGGCGGCCCAGGACGTGCCGGCCACCCACCGGATCCCGGTCCCGGCCTGCGCCGAAGAGCTGGCGCCGGTCCTGGAGATCCTGCCGGTCCAGCAGCTAGCGCTCGGCCTGGCCCAGGTGCGGGGCTTCGACCCGGACAACCCACGGGGCCTGAACAAGGTGACCCGGACCCGCTGACCGCGGGCTCGCCGCCGCGCGCGGGACGGGATGCACCCGAGAAGAGCCCGCCTCACCGAGGGGGCGGGGTAAGGCGGGCACCGCCAGGTTACGCCGATCGGAGCAGGCCGCAAACGTCGGGGCGCGGTTGCGCCAGAGGCGGAAGTCCTCAGATGTCGTAGACCGCGCGGGCGTTGGCGTCGAAGACCGCCGCGCGCTGCCGGTCGTCGAGGTCCGCCAGCAGCTGCTTGGTCAGCTCGATGACCTGGCGGTACTCGGCCGCCAGCAGGCACACCGGCCAGTCCGAGCCGAACAGGAGGCGGCGGGGCCCGAAGGCCTCCAGCACCACGTCCACGTAGGGGCGCAGCCTCACCGGATCGGGTTGCCGTGCCCACTCGTCCTCGGTGACCAGACCGGACAACTTGCACACCACGTTCGGGTGGGCGGCGAGGGCGCGGAGGCGGTCCGCCCACGGCTGCAGCTCACCGCTGGCCACCGGCGGCTTCGCGCAGTGGTCGAGCACGAACGTCAGCTGCGGGAACTGGGCGACCGCCTTGGTCGCGGCGGGCAGCTGGTCGACCCGCACCAGCAGCTCGTAGACCAGGCCCGCGTCCTCGACCGCGGCCAGCCCGTTGAGCACGGCGGGCCGCAGCAGCCAGTCCGGGTCGGGTTCGTCCTCGACCTGGTGGCGGAGGCCCTTCAGCCAGCGCCCGGAGGGGTGGGTCTGCAGGCGGCCGATCTGCTCGCGCACGTCGCGGGCAGTCAGGTCGACCCAGCCGACGACCGCCGCGATGCGGTCGACCGTGTCGGCCAGCACCAGCAGCTCGGGGGTCTCGTCCGGGTCGGAGACCGTCTGCACGAGCACCGTGGCGTCCACGCCGGTGCCGCGCAGCGCCTCCTGCAGGTCAGCGGGCCGGAAGTCGCGGCGCAGCGGCTCCATCTCGGGCCCGACGATCCACGGCTGGTCGCGGACGTCGAGGTCCCACAGGTGGTGGTGGGCGTCGACGGTCATCGGCCCTCCTCGTCCACATCGGACGGTGCGGGCCGGGCGTGGTCGACCATGGTGCTTCTCCCCGACTGATCACGAAACGCCTCGATGTATAGCCGGTCCCGGACGCGGGGTCCAGCGGTTGGCGAGATCGGTCATGTTCGGGGTTGTCGTCCTGCCCGCCACCCCGGACGCGTAGAAAGGGCGCATGCACTGCGACGCAGCACCGGCCGTCCTCGGCATGGACGTCGGCGGCACCAGCAGCCGCGCGCTGGTCAGCGACCTGTCCGGCCGCGTGCTGGGCCGCGGCGAGGCCGCCGGCGGCAACCCGAACTCGCACCCGGCCGACGAGGCCGTGCGGCAGATCGCCGCCGCCACCCGGACCGCCCTGCGCGAGGTCGACCCGGCGCGGGTGCGCGCCGCCGTCATCGGCATGGCCGGGGTGAGCAAGATGGCCGACCCGCAGTTCCGCGAGCTGTTCGAGCGGGAGTGGGCGCGGCTCGGCCTGAGCTGCGGGATGCGCGCGATCAGCGACTGCGAGGTGGCCTTCGCGGCGGGGACGCCGGAGCCGACCGGCACCGTGCTCATCGCGGGCACCGGGGCGATCGCGGCCCGCATCGACCGGCACGAGCTCACCCGGACCGCGGGCGGCTACGGCTGGCTGCTCGGCGACGAGGGCTCGGCCTACTGGCTCGGCCGCGAAGCCGTCCGGGCCACCCTCGCCGCGCTGGACCGGGGCGAGGAGCTGCGCGGGCTCACCGCGGCGGTCCGCGAGGCCCTGCTCCCGGACGTGCCGGAGGTGACCCGCAAGCAGCTGATCACCGCGGTGAACGCGGAGCCACCGATCCGGCTCGCGGAGCTCGCGCCGCTGGTCACCGGGGCCGCGGACGCGACGGCCGCGGACATCGTGGCGCGCGCTGCGCGGGTGCTCGCCGACACCGCGGAGCAGACCCGCGCTCCGGGCGACAGCACCCCGATCGTCCTGGCCGGTGGGCTGGTCGCCCCGGGCAACCCGGTCGGCGACGCGCTCCGCGCGGAGCTCGCCGACCGCGGCTTCCCGACGCCGAGCACGGCGGGTCCCGGCGCGGCGGGCGCGGCCTGGCTCGCGGCCCTCGACCTCGCCCCGGACCCCACCGCCCTGCACCGCCACCTGCTCCCGGCGACCACGCCCTGACCGCACCGCCACACGCGGCGCGCGGTCCCGGGCGGTGGGACGGTCGTCAGAGGAGGCCGACTTCGGTGAGGGCGTTGCGGATGACCGCGAGCTCGGAGTCGTCGGCCTCCACCAGGGGCAGCCGGACGCCGCCCACGCGGTGACCGAGCAGGTTCAGCGCCGCCTTGACCGGGATCGGGTTCGTGGTCACCGACAGGGCGGAGAACAGCGGCTTGAGCTCGGCGTCGATCTCCGCGCGGCGCTCCGGCTCGTCGACCATCCGGCGCATCCGCTCGCCGACCAGGTGGCTGGCCACCAGGATGCCGCCGCAGCCGCCGAGGTCGAGCGCCTGCGCGAAGCCGTCGTCGTTGCCCGCGTACAGCCCGAGGCCGTCGATCTGGGCGAGCGCGGCGTTGTCCGCCTGCTTGACGTAGTCGATGTGCTCGACCTGGGCCAGCTCGGCGAGCAGGTCGTTGTCCAGCGCCAGCCCGATCCGCGACGGCACGTTGTAGAGCACCACCGGCTTCTGGGCGGCCCGCGCGATCTCGGTGAAGTGGCGCACGAGGCCGCGCCGGTTCGGGCGGTTGTAGTACGGGGTCACCGAGAGCACCGCGTCGGCGCCCAGCTGCACGGCCCGCTCGGTCATCGCGCAGGCGTGCGCGGTGTCGTTCGACCCCGTCGAGGCGATCACGGTCGCCCCGGCCGGGCGCTCGGCGCAGGCGAGCTCGATCAGGCGCAGGTGCTCCTCAGCGGTGAGCGTGGGGGCTTCGCCCGTGGTCCCGCACACCACCACCCCGTCGGACCCGTGGTCGACGAGGTACCGGAACAGGGTCATGAAGGCTTCTTCGTCGACGCGCTGCTGCTCGTCGAACGGGGTGACGATCGCGGTGATCACGCTGCCGAGAGACATGTGCGCATTCTGCGCGCAGCGCCCCGCGCTGTCATTCCCGGGTGCGCTCCGCCGCGACCCGCGGGTGCCGCAGGCCCGGGTGCTCCGCGGGCAG
This region of Saccharopolyspora hordei genomic DNA includes:
- the dapA gene encoding 4-hydroxy-tetrahydrodipicolinate synthase; the protein is MSLGSVITAIVTPFDEQQRVDEEAFMTLFRYLVDHGSDGVVVCGTTGEAPTLTAEEHLRLIELACAERPAGATVIASTGSNDTAHACAMTERAVQLGADAVLSVTPYYNRPNRRGLVRHFTEIARAAQKPVVLYNVPSRIGLALDNDLLAELAQVEHIDYVKQADNAALAQIDGLGLYAGNDDGFAQALDLGGCGGILVASHLVGERMRRMVDEPERRAEIDAELKPLFSALSVTTNPIPVKAALNLLGHRVGGVRLPLVEADDSELAVIRNALTEVGLL
- a CDS encoding amidohydrolase family protein encodes the protein MTVDAHHHLWDLDVRDQPWIVGPEMEPLRRDFRPADLQEALRGTGVDATVLVQTVSDPDETPELLVLADTVDRIAAVVGWVDLTARDVREQIGRLQTHPSGRWLKGLRHQVEDEPDPDWLLRPAVLNGLAAVEDAGLVYELLVRVDQLPAATKAVAQFPQLTFVLDHCAKPPVASGELQPWADRLRALAAHPNVVCKLSGLVTEDEWARQPDPVRLRPYVDVVLEAFGPRRLLFGSDWPVCLLAAEYRQVIELTKQLLADLDDRQRAAVFDANARAVYDI
- a CDS encoding N-acetylglucosamine kinase, whose product is MHCDAAPAVLGMDVGGTSSRALVSDLSGRVLGRGEAAGGNPNSHPADEAVRQIAAATRTALREVDPARVRAAVIGMAGVSKMADPQFRELFEREWARLGLSCGMRAISDCEVAFAAGTPEPTGTVLIAGTGAIAARIDRHELTRTAGGYGWLLGDEGSAYWLGREAVRATLAALDRGEELRGLTAAVREALLPDVPEVTRKQLITAVNAEPPIRLAELAPLVTGAADATAADIVARAARVLADTAEQTRAPGDSTPIVLAGGLVAPGNPVGDALRAELADRGFPTPSTAGPGAAGAAWLAALDLAPDPTALHRHLLPATTP